One Alnus glutinosa chromosome 3, dhAlnGlut1.1, whole genome shotgun sequence genomic region harbors:
- the LOC133862892 gene encoding autophagy-related protein 18c isoform X1, whose translation MTVTSSHMSSTVSTSRGIVPPAKLGTCDTPNTGASGSFSQPEPEFNDSDDNELLSVSWNQDYGCFAAGTSQGFRIYNCDPFKETFRRDLKSGGFKIVEMLFRCNILALVGSGANSQYPPNKVMIWDDHQSRCIGEFAFRSEVRAVKLRRDRIVVVLEHKIYVYNFMDLKLLHQIETLANPRGLCCLSHHSNTFVLACQGLQRGQVRIEHFGLNMTKLIHAHDSNIACFTLTMDGLLLATASTKGTLVRIFNTMDGTRLQEVRRGGNRAEIYSIALSPNVQWLAVSSDKGTVHIFSLRVRVVGEDSSTQSNAAQGLALFQQNSSTSLDALISSSTGANPGSSLSFMRGVLPKYFSSEWSFAQFHLPEDTQFIAAFGSQNTIIIVGMDGSFYRCSFDPVQGGEMLQQEYVRFLKTESRPR comes from the exons ATGACAGTCACTTCGTCACACATGAGTTCAACCGTTTCAACATCTCGAGGAATAGTTCCTCCAGCAAAGCTTGGCACCTGTGATACCCCAAATACTGGGGCCTCTGGTTCTTTTAGCCAACCTGAACCAGAGTTCAATGACAGTGATGATAATGAGTTACTTTCTGTATCTTGGAACCAGGACTATGGTTGCTTTGCTGCTGGCACAAGTCAGGGTTTTCGTATTTATAACTGTGACCCATTCAAGGAAACTTTTAGACGTGATTTGAAAAGCGGGGGTTTTAAAATTGTTGAGATGCTCTTCCGGTGCAACATTCTTGCACTTGTTGGTAGTGGGGCTAATTCCCAGTACCCACCGAATAAAGTTATGATTTGGGATGATCATCAGAGCCGGTGCATTGGTGAATTTGCATTTAGGTCTGAGGTTCGTGCAGTGAAATTAAGACGGGATCGGATTGTTGTTGTTCTTGAGCACAAGATATATGTTTACAACTTTATGGATCTGAAGCTTCTTCATCAGATTGAGACTCTGGCAAATCCTAGGGGTTTGTGCTGCCTTTCACACCATTCAAACACATTTGTGTTGGCTTGCCAAGGTCTTCAACGAGGACAAGTTCGAATTGAACACTTTGGGCTGAATATGACAAAATTGATTCACGCTCATGATTCTAATATTGCATGCTTCACCTTAACTATGGATGGGCTGCTTCTTGCAACTGCTAGTACAAAGGGCACTTTAGTAAGAATATTCAACACAATGGATGGGACTCGCTTACAAGAG GTACGTAGAGGAGGGAACAGAGCAGAAATATATAGTATTGCTCTCTCTCCAAATGTCCAGTGGTTGGCAGTATCAAGTGACAAAGGCACCGTTCATATATTCAGCCTCAGAGTTAGAGTGGTTGGGGAGGACTCATCAACTCAGTCAAATGCTGCTCAAGGGTTGGCACTGTTTCAGCAGAATTCTTCGACTTCCCTAGATGCCCTTATTTCTTCAAGTACTGGTGCCAACCCTGGTTCATCATTATCTTTCATGAGAG GGGTTTTACCAAAATATTTCAGCTCAGAATGGTCATTTGCTCAATTCCACTTGCCGGAAGACACACAATTCATTGCAGCGTTTGGATCTCAGAACACCATCATTATAGTTGGCATGGATGGAAG
- the LOC133862892 gene encoding autophagy-related protein 18c isoform X2 has product MTVTSSHMSSTVSTSRGIVPPAKLGTCDTPNTGASGSFSQPEPEFNDSDDNELLSVSWNQDYGCFAAGTSQGFRIYNCDPFKETFRRDLKSGGFKIVEMLFRCNILALVGSGANSQYPPNKVMIWDDHQSRCIGEFAFRSEVRAVKLRRDRIVVVLEHKIYVYNFMDLKLLHQIETLANPRGLCCLSHHSNTFVLACQGLQRGQVRIEHFGLNMTKLIHAHDSNIACFTLTMDGLLLATASTKGTLVRIFNTMDGTRLQEVRRGGNRAEIYSIALSPNVQWLAVSSDKGTVHIFSLRVRVVGEDSSTQSNAAQGLALFQQNSSTSLDALISSSTGANPGSSLSFMRGVLPKYFSSEWSFAQFHLPEDTQFIAAFGSQNTIIIVGMDGRCSFDPVQGGEMLQQEYVRFLKTESRPR; this is encoded by the exons ATGACAGTCACTTCGTCACACATGAGTTCAACCGTTTCAACATCTCGAGGAATAGTTCCTCCAGCAAAGCTTGGCACCTGTGATACCCCAAATACTGGGGCCTCTGGTTCTTTTAGCCAACCTGAACCAGAGTTCAATGACAGTGATGATAATGAGTTACTTTCTGTATCTTGGAACCAGGACTATGGTTGCTTTGCTGCTGGCACAAGTCAGGGTTTTCGTATTTATAACTGTGACCCATTCAAGGAAACTTTTAGACGTGATTTGAAAAGCGGGGGTTTTAAAATTGTTGAGATGCTCTTCCGGTGCAACATTCTTGCACTTGTTGGTAGTGGGGCTAATTCCCAGTACCCACCGAATAAAGTTATGATTTGGGATGATCATCAGAGCCGGTGCATTGGTGAATTTGCATTTAGGTCTGAGGTTCGTGCAGTGAAATTAAGACGGGATCGGATTGTTGTTGTTCTTGAGCACAAGATATATGTTTACAACTTTATGGATCTGAAGCTTCTTCATCAGATTGAGACTCTGGCAAATCCTAGGGGTTTGTGCTGCCTTTCACACCATTCAAACACATTTGTGTTGGCTTGCCAAGGTCTTCAACGAGGACAAGTTCGAATTGAACACTTTGGGCTGAATATGACAAAATTGATTCACGCTCATGATTCTAATATTGCATGCTTCACCTTAACTATGGATGGGCTGCTTCTTGCAACTGCTAGTACAAAGGGCACTTTAGTAAGAATATTCAACACAATGGATGGGACTCGCTTACAAGAG GTACGTAGAGGAGGGAACAGAGCAGAAATATATAGTATTGCTCTCTCTCCAAATGTCCAGTGGTTGGCAGTATCAAGTGACAAAGGCACCGTTCATATATTCAGCCTCAGAGTTAGAGTGGTTGGGGAGGACTCATCAACTCAGTCAAATGCTGCTCAAGGGTTGGCACTGTTTCAGCAGAATTCTTCGACTTCCCTAGATGCCCTTATTTCTTCAAGTACTGGTGCCAACCCTGGTTCATCATTATCTTTCATGAGAG GGGTTTTACCAAAATATTTCAGCTCAGAATGGTCATTTGCTCAATTCCACTTGCCGGAAGACACACAATTCATTGCAGCGTTTGGATCTCAGAACACCATCATTATAGTTGGCATGGATGGAAG